The Tripterygium wilfordii isolate XIE 37 chromosome 5, ASM1340144v1, whole genome shotgun sequence genome window below encodes:
- the LOC119998517 gene encoding uncharacterized protein LOC119998517 — MVDVGSVGAHALGNESDHEESDDCDNAGIESYPLDVIYENEDEEEHEINHGITVNIRGLSDEEISDDELHSIHSDDDYDDDEEGVVTHNFPNFKPRKDMTDFKWEIGMKFGNRDEFTDAVSSYAVYCGKKMKWDKLDLFRARVVCKLGCQFYLYCSKTVNDPTWQLKSVNLQRSCTRSLEVRMLNSTWLAKRLVPKLKRNPKMKLREIKMRVLEKYVVGISVGLAARAKKKAMDIVQGSHKEQFRRLHDYCAEIMKSNPGSSAGVSVETPTDVHQSEDTPPRSLSPVFERMYICLDACKKSFSFCRPIIGIDGCFLKGVYGGQLLTVVGRDPNDQMLPIAYAIINRENRENWTWFLGRLLEDIGSHRENRWTFMSDQQKGLLLTLDEDLEGMDHRFCVRHLYSNFKKVFPGRELKDLMWKAARATLPQEWLRTMKEIEKKDVGAYTRLMGIEPRFWTRSHFNGHPKCDTLVNNMSETFNSVILSAREMPVVSMLEEIKNYLMIRWCQNREKIVRFEGNILPRPMKKITERWDESGKWLCRWAGGMKFGVSKMSETFTVNLAERECSCRQWDISGLPCCHAINCINFKHHNIEDYVPICFKKPAYERCYDNIIEPTNGPNQWDDTKLPDILPPPTKKVLGRPKKRRRLEQDEIRSTMKKSRVATPMRCHRCGITGHNVRTCKAEVTASNQVDGGIVIGRGQNRGKGHARGRGREAGGRRNRVPRTRGGHTRGRGRGSGGRSGRGPAIVCNAGQANNPSRFREVAGRIHPHMVNYLNECNFNRTDMRRGSAMEHQTYVGYHAESSSSAQTRLDENTYPSQQSTIDMMNIVMAYVQLLDFLKTSLIDFVELMISILQSTILE; from the exons ATGGTAGATGTGGGGTCTGTGGGTGCACATGCATTGGGCAATGAGAGTGACCATGAAGAGAGTGATGATTGTGATA ATGCTGGCATTGAGTCATATCCTTTGGATGTTATTTATGAGaatgaggatgaagaagaacaTGAGATCAATCATGGGATAACAGTCAATATCAGAGGTCTTAGTGATGAAGAGATTTCTGATGATGAATTGCATAGTATTCACAgtgatgatgattatgatgatgatgaagagggTGTTGTTACTCATAATTTTCCTAACTTTAAACCTAGAAAAGACATGACAGACTTCAAGTGGGAGATAGGCATGAAGTTTGGAAACAGGGATGAGTTCACAGATGCAGTATCTTCCTATGCAGTATACTGTggcaaaaaaatgaaatgggaTAAGCTAGATCTATTCAGAGCAAGAGTTGTGTGTAAATTGGGGTGCCAATTCTACTTGTATTGCTCGAAGACTGTTAATGATCCTACATGGCAATTGAAATCTGTAAACTTGCAGCGTAGTTGTACTAGGAGTTTGGAAGTtagaatgctcaactctactTGGTTAGCCAAGAGGTTAGTTCCTAAGCTGAAGAGGAACCCTAAGATGAAGTTGAGGGAGATAAAGATGAGAGTATTGGAGAAATATGTTGTCGGGATCAGTGTTGGTCTTGCGGCTAGGGCAAAGAAAAAAGCAATGGATATTGTGCAAGGCAGTCACAAAGAGCAGTTCAGAAGATTACATGACTATTGTGCAGAGATAATGAAATCTAATCCCGGGAGTTCTGCTGGAGTTTCAGTTGAAACACCAACTGATGTCCATCAATCAGAGGATACACCCCCAAGGTCTTTATCTCCTGTATTTGAGAGGATGTATATTTGTTTGGATGCATGCAAGAAATCATTCTCATTTTGTAGACCCATCATTGGGATAGATGGATGTTTCTTGAAAGGTGTTTATGGAGGACAACTACTTACTGTAGTTGGCAGAGATCCAAATGACCAAATGCTTCCCATAGCATATGCCATAATCAATAGGGAGAACCGGGAGAACTGGACATGGTTTCTTGGTAGATTACTAGAAGACATTGGTTCACACAGAGAAAATAGATGGACTTTCATGAGTGATCAACAAAAG GGTTTACTGTTGACACTAGATGAAGATCTCGAAGGAATGGATCACAGGTTTTGTGTTAGGCATTTATACAGCAACTTCAAGAAGGTCTTTCCTGGAAGAGAGCTTAAAGATCTAATGTGGAAAGCAGCAAGAGCCACATTACCACAGGAGTGGCTAAGGACAATGAAAGAGATTGAGAAGAAAGATGTAGGAGCTTATACACGTCTGATGGGCATTGAACCAAGATTTTGGACTAGATCACACTTCAATGGACATCCCAAATGTGACACCTTGGTTAACAATATGTCTGAGACCTTCAACAGTGTGATTCTAAGTGCAAGGGAAATGCCTGTTGTGTCAATGCTCGAGGAAATCAAGAATTATCTAATGATAAGGTGGtgtcaaaatagagaaaaaattGTTAGGTTTGAAGGAAATATATTGCCAAGGCCAATGAAGAAGATTACTGAGAGGTGGGATGAGAGTGGTAAATGGCTATGTAGGTGGGCTGGTGGTATGAAATTTGGGGTTTCTAAGATGAGTGAGACCTTCACTGTCAATTTGGCTGAAAGAGAGTGTAGTTGCAGACAGTGGGATATATCAGGGCTGCCATGTTGCCATGCGATTAACTGtatcaatttcaagcatcacaaCATTGAAGACTATGTACCTATATGTTTCAAGAAACCAGCATATGAGAGATGCTATGATAATATTATTGAGCCAACTAATGGTCCAAATCAATGGGATGATACCAAACTTCCTGATATATTGCCACCACCAACCAAAAAAGTACTGGGCAGGCCTAAGAAAAGGAGAAGACTAGAACAAGATGAGATCAGATCAACAATGAAGAAAAGTAGAGTTGCCACACCAATGAGATGTCATAGATGTGGGATCACAGGACATAATGTAAGGACTTGCAAGGCTGAAGTTACAGCTTCAAACCAAGTTGATGGTGGAATTGTGATTGGCAGAGGACAGAATAGAGGAAAAGGACATGCTAGAGGAAGAGGGAGAGAGGCAGGTGGAAGGAGGAATAGAGTACCTAGAACAAGAGGAGGACATACTAGAGGAAGAGGGAGAGGGTCAGGTGGAAGAAGTGGCAGAGGTCCAGCTATAGTTTGTAATGCAGGACAAGCCAATAATCCTAGCAGATTTAGG GAAGTAGCTGGGAGGATCCATCCACATATGGTTAACTACCTTAACGAGTGTAACTTCAACAGAACTGACATGAGAAGAGGCTCAGCAATGGAACATCAAACTTATGTTGGTTATCATGCGGAGAGCTCTTCAAGTGCGCAAACGAGGCTGGATGAAAATACCTATCCAAGTCAACAATCCACTATTGATAT GATGAATATTGTAATGGCTTATGTCCAACTTTTGGATTTCTTGAAAACTTCTTTGATCGATTTCGTCGAACTGATGATATCAATCTTGCAGTCAACCATTTTGGAATAG